ACCAGtagagaaaaatagtaacttcTATCTGGTTTTGTAGTATACTTGTTTCCATAACAGATTAAACTTCTTATTCTACTTTGTTTGGATTAGTATGAGAATGAGTTTTTGCTGCCTTTGCCCATGAGTCAACAGAACAGGGAGGAAGGTCCAGGGATGTTTGTGTTTAAAAACTGGCTCTCAATGATCGAAACATAAGTAGATAGATTATACTCAGATAATTAAGGTTAACTAAAGCAAGTATTTCTTTAAATCCAGAATACACAAATACTGGGAAGTACAACTTTTATTCATCAGACTTTACTATGGGAAATAGTCTCTTCCCCTGCTGACAAAGAAACAGGTTTTGAGATCAagttgagtcctctctctttatTCCACCTCTGGAGAACAGCCCAGCAGAGCGGGGTGTGGATGGTACCTGGGCAGCCGTGGCGGAGGCCCTACCACCTCTGGGGTCAGGGGCACTGTGTCCAGAGTCTGTGAGGTCATAAGGATGTCATTGATGCTGTGCCCCTGTGGCTGGTTCTCCCCTCCAGGGGGTCTCTCCCCAGCCTCGACTGGTTCCTGCCCAGCCTCAACCCCAGGCTCGCCTTCAGCCCCTCGCTCCAGGCCTGGCTGTGAGAGGGCAGAGCTGTACATGGAGTCCCCCAGGGGGCGGCTGGTGTCAAAGCACTCGGGCAGGATGATGATGTAATCCTCCGAAGAAGCAGAGGACTGACTCTGAACTTCATCTTTGagctcatcctcctcctcctccacgacAGCTTCTTCTTCAACAATACGGACAATCTCTTCCCTCTCGTCTCCAAGTGGTCCCTCTTCGGGTGAGGCAAATTTCACTAAAGGATGAAAGCAACCAATTTTAAGGTATAAGTTAAAAGCAGCCCCTGTGCTACCCTTACCCCACCAAGCCTTGTAGGTCATGAGCTATAATTATGAAACCCAGAGGACAGGGACAAACCAGAGGGAAGGGCTGCTGAAACCATAGTCATGGCCATATTCTAAACCTGCGCAAAGCCACATAGAACCAAAGTTCACAAAAACAACATCGGCAGAAATATCGAGGCTTCTGAGAACACTGTGAATCTTAAAACAAGGAGGCCTCATCCCTTTTCCTCTTCACGTGATGGTTAACATACTGAGATGGGTTCAAATCAAAACTGATATACTAGCTAACAGTgctataagaagagaaaatgtttgGTGGTAAATACTGCAGGACTGTATGActactttcctcctcttcttcgcGAAGTAATGAGTAGTCATGATAGAAAACTGGCAAACatggatgaggaaaaaaaaaggaaataaaaaagtacctatagggcttccctggtggtgcagtggttaagaatccgcctgccgatgcaggggacacgggttcgagccctgctctgggaagatcccacatgccgcggagcaactaagcccatgtgccacaactactgagcctgcgctctagagcccgcgagccacaactactgagcccacgtgccacaactactgaagcccacgcgcccagagcccgtgctccgcaacaaaagaagccaccgcaatgagaagcctgcgcaccgcaaagaagagtagcccccactcgccgcaactagagaaagcccgcgcacagcaacgaggacccaacgcagccaaaaataaataaatagattaaaaaaaaaaaaaaaaaagtacctataATCTTATCAGAGATAACTactgtgaacattttggtataagTCCTTCCAGACTTTTTTGTTATGCATTTGTACACAAGTATGTGTgaggaaatacatatattttaaaaaatatacagtttaaaaaaaaaaaaaaaaaaaaatatatatatatatatatatatatatatatatatatatataaatgaaaaagtgagATAAATCATGCTTAAAAGGTCAAATTTCACTATAATAAACACAAGacattttttcacattattttgaCGTAGTAGAATTTGAGGTTTTGGATAGTACCTGAAATACATGACAGTGGTTCTACCTATTTGACACCTAGAAATTTCTGCCACAAAGAAATTTATTACAGCAGAATTTAACCTTGAGAAACTTAGTCTGGTGCTCCTGTTTCTGCCCACTATTTCCTGACTGCTGCCCTTGGAGAAAGGAGACAACTCAGCTGCCAGTGGGGGTCTCTGCTGAGGGGCTCTGTCAACTTACAAGAAGACTTCTTACTGCAGAATCCAGGCAGCACAACTGGCTGCTGTTCCTCTGTGGCATACAACTGAAATTCTGCCCCTGGAGGAGTACAGAAATGAGTTATGGTAGCTGCTTTGCTCCTGATGctataaataaaatcatcaggTAGCATATGTAGAGCCCAAAGAAACAACCATGATCCGAATTCTAACAAAGATCCCGCTATCTCCACTCTCAGTAAAGAAGAGCACTTCTATCTGCTCAGGTCTGGCAATCACAAGTCAGGCGTCACCTCAATTTGGGGCGGGGGTCGGGGCGCGAATTCAGGGACACTCACTGTGCGTGGACTTCTGTCTGCAAGGTGGTCTGTGATCCGGGGCAGCATCCAAGGTAAGGGATCGGATTACAGTCTCACACACGAACTGGGTCCCACTCAGGTCATCTTCTGCTTCCTCCACTGAAGAAATGTTCTCAGCCCTCTTCTTTACTGACactgtggaatctgaaaaagacatGAACTTTGTCTGCAATTGGTGTTTAGAGTGCGGAAGATCTTTCTCCAGTCATGTACCCATGCTGATGCGATGCCAAGGAATAGCTGCTACCGGTGCCATGTGAAGGTGAGGAGACTTCAAAAACTGAGATCCTACAGAAAACCCACTCACACACCAAGGTAAGATTAGTAGGGGGTATGTGTAACAACAGGGTGTGGTATGGAAGGGGAGGATGCaaatactttacaaatatttaacCCCTTACCAGGAAGTTCTTTAAATCCCGCCCCTTCACTCTCTTCCTGTATCTGCCCCAAGCCTGGCTTCTCTATTAAAGGACTGTCATGTGGCAGAGGAGACATGCAGGGAGTCATATCTGGAGAATGAAGACAGGAGAACCATCAACCATGAAAAAGCATCACATCATCAACAGTCAGTGTCCAGAAGCAGCAGCTCATAGGCTTCTTGCCTCCTGCATGGCTAAAATAAACCCAGGTGCACTTCAAGGCATTCTAAAGAATTTCTCCAGACCATTAGGCACACAAGTATCTCAGACAGATCCATCAATGCAGGAAGGATCATAAACGGTTGTTTGGCTTTGGAAGACCATGGCCAAGACCCAGAGCCATGAATGCAAAGGAACAAAGGGACAcaaatatccagagaaaaatggagaagaggGTCCCTTCAGGGTGGGGAAACAAACTGGTATTGTTGCCTCTGACaacagggagaggaaggaaaatgaacCAATGGGTGCAGTTTTAATATCACATTGTGGGAGAAATCCTTGCCAACTATTTCCTCAGAATAAAATACTAACTACCAGAGTCAGGGCTGCAGTATTTTGGGGCctgttaataaaataaacaaggtggACCGAGTGACATTCTTACCCACAGGGGTGTTGTGGGGCACTCTCTCCAACTCTTGGACAATATTTATATCCAACAGCTCAAAGGACAGCAGGTCCTGAAAAAAAAGGCGCAAGGTTAGGCTACTCGCAGCACACGCTAGAGTCGTGTTTTGTCTTGATGGGTCCTGCAGGCCATTGAGTTCTGTATCATCCCAGAGTCAACTCTGTTCAAATTCATGCCTCACCTCAGTCAAGTGAAAACAAGAAGAGTTAAATGGGAACTAGGCATTCAAATAACCAAATGGCAGGAAAGAGAGCAAATGCAGTGGGGGTGAAGGTGAACCAGTTAGGCAGAAAAGAAGAGGCAACTAGAGGGAAGTTGTGGGAAGCACAAGATAAGTTCCCAATTCAAAGACGAAACATTTAGTTTAGAAGCCTGCTTCCACTGGTGATGATTTTGCCATTCAGTGCATCTGAGTAGATCAGAGTGGGCATATCTCTAACTTCCTGGGCACCACCTATGGCTCTACCACCTTTTCTTCAACAAGTTAAGAACTCTTTCCCCAGGGCTTTCTGTCCCTCGCCCCTCAAAGTGCTCAGTCTTCCACCTGGGCAGTCAGAAGATCCACAGATGGGATGTAGAGCTCCCTCTCGCTGGCAGCATTTTTGGCCTTCTGTGGGATGCAGGTTCCTGTCCCTTCTGTCTGCTCAGTTGTTTCACCAGGTGGAATTTCTTCTTTAGCCGGAAGAAGAGCTTCCTATGGAGAGAAACCATTGGGACACATTTTAGGCCCTCAACAGAACTCAAAAGGCAAACTGACGGATGCCTCCCTAAAAACAAAAGCACTGCATGtattaaaactttttgttttgttataattttagacttatagaaaagttgcaagaacagTACAGAGAGTTTACTAATTACCCCCTTCACCTAGCTTCCCCTAATGACAATAGCTTAGATTAACCATAAAAACAACAGTCAAAACCAGGATATTAACACTGGGTAACTAAATTTAAGCAGTAAACAGGGAAGCTGCCTTAAAAAACTGTGCACCAAGTAACAACCAGGGTAAGACTTCATTAGTATTTAGGAAACATACACAAGGGATATACAGGAGGGATGACTGTTAAGCAGCAAAGACATCAGCTCAGCAGGTCCACAGGCCAGGCAGCCCTGCCTTCCCTCGTGCAGCACAGGGGCTGGCCACACATCACGACAGAGAGATACGAAAGCACTGAGGGGCGCCTGCACCAAGATCTGAAGGACATGCAAACAAAGCCCCTGAGGACTAGGCCCAATGTAAGCATACTGATGTGTTCGAAGGAGGGGAGAAGCTGGCCTCTCCAGACTTCTGGAAGAACCACCGGCTGTGAGTGGGCTCTTTTGGTTTTAGTCACCCTTCCAGTGCTCACCTCTTGCTGGCAGGTGAGATCATCACCTTTGCTTGAGCTGATCATGCTCTTTTCAACGTTATCGGGGCTCTCTGTGGAGGGGAAAGGATCCACTATGATACTGCACCAGACCCGAGGCCCAAACTGCTGGCCTTTGTGAGAAAGACGCCAATGGGAAGTGTATGTTCCCTCCAGGGTTGGGGCAATGAACTCCACAGACACAACTCCCACATGGCCAGCCTTTAGGCAGGGAACCAAAACATCCTTCTTTTCTGTAGAAGCCAAAGTCAGGTTTCCCCACATGAACTTGAGCTGAAAAGAATAGtgacaagagaaagaaagcctGTCAGTTAAACACACCGCCACCTCAAATCACTTCATCTTCAGGTTTTGTGGGGAAAAATACCTTTGTGTCCGTACTCCACTTTACATTTCCTGTATTTTTCATCCTCCAGTGTTTGATAAACTTGGTTCCTGGCTGGAGGTGAGTCCCATCAGGCAAATTCTCATCCACAAATGCTGCACTGAGGGTTGGCATAACTGAGGCACAGGGCTGCAAAGGGAGCCTGAACAGAAATTCAAATATTTAGTCACTTGCTGCTGGGTGTGATGTCTTCTGAATACCCAATACTGTGGTTTGAGACGCAGACAGTGACCCTGGAGGATGTACCAATGAATTTgccttaaaaataatactaacaatgggaatcccctggcggtccagtggttaggactccgtgcttgcactgcagggggcgcgggttcaatccctggttggggaactaagatcccgcacgccaaaaaccccccaaaaaaacaacctcaaaaaacaaaaaaaaacccaaggggACCTGACTCCTAAGCTAAAAAACTACGGTGAGGATAACTAAAAGGGTCCATAAATTAACTTAAGAGTTGGGCtcttaaaatatttgcttctttTGCTTCAAATCCAGACTGCCTCCAGTGAAGAGAGGTCACACCAGCCAGTTTCTGAACCTTactggtttctgtttttctgaagaAGGCAACAAAGCAAGTGTCAAAGATAACTACCAAACCACCCTTTAAGAACACTAGGATCGGAAAATGGGAAGTTTTAAGGGCTTGGGTGTTAAGGGTTACCAATAAATAAGACAGAAGTTGGCTTAAGTTCCAGTTTTAGATGGCTGGACCTAAAGTCCTGGCTCCCGCCCTGGCCCTGGGCTTACATTGGGGTGTTAGACTGCAGCAGGCTCTCGGGTCGGCCCAAAGGAGACTTGGGGCTCTGGAGCCCATGGATCGAATTCCACAGATGAATCTTCCTGTGGAGTTTAAGCTGCTTTTTAAGTTCCTTGACCTCTGCTTTACGCTGTTTCTTCTCAGCTCGCAACCTTTGCTTTTCTGCTTTAAGAAAGTTCTTGTCAACCTGTTTCTGGAGCCTGTGAGATAAAAAACACagtcttaaaaaacaaatctcaCAAACAAATCTTGAAGCTatttaggaacttccctggtggtccagtgggtaagactctgcgctccctatgcagggggcccgggttcaatccctggttggggaactagatcccgcatgcatgccgcaactaaaaaaaaaaatcccacacgccacaatgaagatcctgagtgccacaactaagagccggtgcagcctaaataaataaatgaataaatatttaaaaaatcttgaagCTGTTTTGAGCCACTTGTGGTCTCCATCAGCGTCAGCTTCTAGGttagtttcttaatttctttctgtagTTCTCATTTCCATCTCATTAGCTTTGGAGGATAATTATCCCCGTCATTGCACATCAACTGGAAAGGAGTGGGAACTAAGGAgactatttgtttttttgttttgtttttggcatgCGCCGTGCGGCACGAGGGGCCTTAGTtgctcgaccagggatcgaacccgtgccccctgctgtggaagcatggagttctaaccactggaccgccagggaattcccaggagacTATTTGTAGTTTTGTGATTCACACCCTGTCACCAAAACCAAGAAACCAAACAGAGAACAAgcaacccatgcacatatggttttACCTGGCCTGTTCCAGAGCAGCAGGAAGACGAGGAGTAGAGAACCTCGAGTGAGAGAAGGGTTCAGAGGAACCCACAACAGGTCTCCGCAACTTCAGCAGGACATGGTTGGAGTCATGGGCATATGGCCCCGATTCACAATCTTCACAGATATTGTAGGATGGGCAGAGGCTGTGAGGAAAAGAAAGGCACAGTGGGAAGTACCTGAGGTTGGGAGATAGGGACCCAGACTTCCGTATTTGCTCTATTACCAGCTAGGTGGGAACCTAAGCACATCACCCATCCATGCCATGTCTCAATCCTCAtgaataaaatgaggataataacactTCACCTGTATCTATTTCAAAGGACAATCTATGGGAGAAAACGAGATATGAAAGCATTTGGAATACGGAGATAATCCTTGGGGATCCAATTTTGTTTTGGGGAACTTAATTTTGGCTCTTTTAATTCAAAAGTGTATATGAACACCACAATCTGAATACCCTTCAAATAGTTATTTTCTCTTGTGGGTGAAGAGTAGCTTGTTTCCAGTCCAGAGCTGCTGTGGATGATGCTCAGAGGTGAGCACACCCTTTACCTCTCAGGATGCCAGAAGGCCCGCCTGCTCTAAGTTCTACTGAGAGCTATTCATTGCCAAGTTACTGCTTTACCTGCACTGGTAGCGCACACCAACGATCCTCCTTTGGCAGCTGCCGCAAGCAATATGCCAGTTGAACTGGTTTTCTGGCAAAAACAGTGTTTCCTCTGAAATGGGCATTGAGACTTCCGAGGGACGGGAACCCAAGGATGGATTCTGGAGGATAAGCTTCTCACGTAATTTCTGTTCAAGCTTCTCAACCGTTTCTTTAACCACTTGCTCTCTGAACTAGAATACAGagaagatgggggaaaaaaacccctcagTTCCAAGACTGGAAAAAGGCATGAAAATATCAAATAGACCTGAAACCTCACCATCTCTGGTATAACATAAGAGCATAATAAACAGATAATAGCTACCGAATGAAGGgacagaaacaaagcaaaaacaaaaaaggtctaTTCCTTCCATAGCTAAACTGGTtcaaataaaataccaaaaaatcCACTGATGAGTAAATTTCTAACTCTTCCTTCTCAAGCATAGAAATTTGTCCCTTTCCCTTACATCCTCAGAATTAAACTCCCCCCTTTTTCTAGTACGTTTTTGTGAAAGCTAGGAACTTTCTTGACAGGAACTGCTCTAGTTTGGATATTATTAGCTACTACTCTTCATTCACCTGTACCAGAGGCAGCAGCCATCTGGATTTAGCTTTGTTTCTTCCACATTCCATCTGTTCCAACACTGCCGCTAAAACCCAAGCCAGAAAGAACACTCACTGTCTCTAGGTAGCTTGTGAACCAGTCTGGGGGCTTGTCTTGAGGCTGGTCTGTGTCACATGGAGCAGGTGGAAATTGCTGCAAGTAAACACAATCGgagatagtttttttctttttctgtttaaagTAAATCTCCTGAAATGTATTACTTTGAGGTTTCTGTTGCCAAATaatatatggtaaaaaaaaatgagcatgaAAGAGTATAGGAAAAACCGAAGTCTTTATGTCACCCTATTCATGTTCCTCTCCAGAAGTAACCACTGTTACTAGTTTCAAAAAGTCAGACGGAGACAGTCACAACAACTCCCAAACCTCTGATGAACAGCTCAAATCTTAGACTAGAGACAATGAAACACAGGTTAGAAAAATCAGAGACAGGTCCATTCCCTTTGTACCTGTGCTGCAGGCTCCTCTGGGGTCTTCATGTCTGATCCCAAGACTCTCACCAGTGAAGAATAATGTGCAAGTGGCTTCTTCCCTGTCCTTGCAACTGGTCGTTTTTCTGCTCCAACTGGGGGTGGGGCTTCATAGACAACACGATAGCCTTCATGGACTTGCATCTGCAGTTGGTTTCCCTGCTTAACTGCCATCTGAGAGCATACgttatgaaattaaaaacaatattgtGTGATTCTCCTTtcctaaataaaatttcaaagacaTCTAAACAGAAAAGGTGTGGTAAAATATGCT
This Balaenoptera acutorostrata chromosome 20, mBalAcu1.1, whole genome shotgun sequence DNA region includes the following protein-coding sequences:
- the NBR1 gene encoding next to BRCA1 gene 1 protein isoform X3, with the protein product MEPQVTLNVTFKNETQSFLVSDPENTTWADVEAMVKVSFDLNTIQIKYLDEENEEVSINSQGEYEEALKMAVKQGNQLQMQVHEGYRVVYEAPPPVGAEKRPVARTGKKPLAHYSSLVRVLGSDMKTPEEPAAQQFPPAPCDTDQPQDKPPDWFTSYLETFREQVVKETVEKLEQKLREKLILQNPSLGSRPSEVSMPISEETLFLPENQFNWHIACGSCQRRIVGVRYQCSLCPSYNICEDCESGPYAHDSNHVLLKLRRPVVGSSEPFSHSRFSTPRLPAALEQARLQKQVDKNFLKAEKQRLRAEKKQRKAEVKELKKQLKLHRKIHLWNSIHGLQSPKSPLGRPESLLQSNTPMLPLQPCASVMPTLSAAFVDENLPDGTHLQPGTKFIKHWRMKNTGNVKWSTDTKLKFMWGNLTLASTEKKDVLVPCLKAGHVGVVSVEFIAPTLEGTYTSHWRLSHKGQQFGPRVWCSIIVDPFPSTESPDNVEKSMISSSKGDDLTCQQEEALLPAKEEIPPGETTEQTEGTGTCIPQKAKNAASERELYIPSVDLLTAQDLLSFELLDINIVQELERVPHNTPVDSTVSVKKRAENISSVEEAEDDLSGTQFVCETVIRSLTLDAAPDHRPPCRQKSTHRAEFQLYATEEQQPVVLPGFCSKKSSLKFASPEEGPLGDEREEIVRIVEEEAVVEEEEDELKDEVQSQSSASSEDYIIILPECFDTSRPLGDSMYSSALSQPGLERGAEGEPGVEAGQEPVEAGERPPGGENQPQGHSINDILMTSQTLDTVPLTPEVVGPPPRLPRSPPYAQYHGSPGVDLPVTVPEVSSVPDQSRGELRGSSGLVNSRQKSYDHSRHHHGSSIAGGLVKGALSVAASAYKALFAGPPVTAQPIVSEDQTAALMSHLFEMGFCDRQLNLRLLKKHNYNILQVVTELLQINNNDWYSHRY
- the NBR1 gene encoding next to BRCA1 gene 1 protein isoform X2, which encodes MEPQVTLNVTFKNETQSFLVSDPENTTWADVEAMVKVSFDLNTIQIKYLDEENEEVSINSQGEYEEALKMAVKQGNQLQMQVHEGYRVVYEAPPPVGAEKRPVARTGKKPLAHYSSLVRVLGSDMKTPEEPAAQQFPPAPCDTDQPQDKPPDWFTSYLETFREQVVKETVEKLEQKLREKLILQNPSLGSRPSEVSMPISEETLFLPENQFNWHIACGSCQRRIVGVRYQCSLCPSYNICEDCESGPYAHDSNHVLLKLRRPVVGSSEPFSHSRFSTPRLPAALEQARLQKQVDKNFLKAEKQRLRAEKKQRKAEVKELKKQLKLHRKIHLWNSIHGLQSPKSPLGRPESLLQSNTPMLPLQPCASVMPTLSAAFVDENLPDGTHLQPGTKFIKHWRMKNTGNVKWSTDTKLKFMWGNLTLASTEKKDVLVPCLKAGHVGVVSVEFIAPTLEGTYTSHWRLSHKGQQFGPRVWCSIIVDPFPSTESPDNVEKSMISSSKGDDLTCQQEEALLPAKEEIPPGETTEQTEGTGTCIPQKAKNAASERELYIPSVDLLTAQDLLSFELLDINIVQELERVPHNTPVDMTPCMSPLPHDSPLIEKPGLGQIQEESEGAGFKELPDSTVSVKKRAENISSVEEAEDDLSGTQFVCETVIRSLTLDAAPDHRPPCRQKSTHMKFASPEEGPLGDEREEIVRIVEEEAVVEEEEDELKDEVQSQSSASSEDYIIILPECFDTSRPLGDSMYSSALSQPGLERGAEGEPGVEAGQEPVEAGERPPGGENQPQGHSINDILMTSQTLDTVPLTPEVVGPPPRLPRSPPYAQYHGSPGVDLPVTVPEVSSVPDQSRGELRGSSGLVNSRQKSYDHSRHHHGSSIAGGLVKGALSVAASAYKALFAGPPVTAQPIVSEDQTAALMSHLFEMGFCDRQLNLRLLKKHNYNILQVVTELLQINNNDWYSHRY
- the NBR1 gene encoding next to BRCA1 gene 1 protein isoform X1 — its product is MEPQVTLNVTFKNETQSFLVSDPENTTWADVEAMVKVSFDLNTIQIKYLDEENEEVSINSQGEYEEALKMAVKQGNQLQMQVHEGYRVVYEAPPPVGAEKRPVARTGKKPLAHYSSLVRVLGSDMKTPEEPAAQQFPPAPCDTDQPQDKPPDWFTSYLETFREQVVKETVEKLEQKLREKLILQNPSLGSRPSEVSMPISEETLFLPENQFNWHIACGSCQRRIVGVRYQCSLCPSYNICEDCESGPYAHDSNHVLLKLRRPVVGSSEPFSHSRFSTPRLPAALEQARLQKQVDKNFLKAEKQRLRAEKKQRKAEVKELKKQLKLHRKIHLWNSIHGLQSPKSPLGRPESLLQSNTPMLPLQPCASVMPTLSAAFVDENLPDGTHLQPGTKFIKHWRMKNTGNVKWSTDTKLKFMWGNLTLASTEKKDVLVPCLKAGHVGVVSVEFIAPTLEGTYTSHWRLSHKGQQFGPRVWCSIIVDPFPSTESPDNVEKSMISSSKGDDLTCQQEEALLPAKEEIPPGETTEQTEGTGTCIPQKAKNAASERELYIPSVDLLTAQDLLSFELLDINIVQELERVPHNTPVDMTPCMSPLPHDSPLIEKPGLGQIQEESEGAGFKELPDSTVSVKKRAENISSVEEAEDDLSGTQFVCETVIRSLTLDAAPDHRPPCRQKSTHRAEFQLYATEEQQPVVLPGFCSKKSSLKFASPEEGPLGDEREEIVRIVEEEAVVEEEEDELKDEVQSQSSASSEDYIIILPECFDTSRPLGDSMYSSALSQPGLERGAEGEPGVEAGQEPVEAGERPPGGENQPQGHSINDILMTSQTLDTVPLTPEVVGPPPRLPRSPPYAQYHGSPGVDLPVTVPEVSSVPDQSRGELRGSSGLVNSRQKSYDHSRHHHGSSIAGGLVKGALSVAASAYKALFAGPPVTAQPIVSEDQTAALMSHLFEMGFCDRQLNLRLLKKHNYNILQVVTELLQINNNDWYSHRY